The Chloroflexia bacterium SDU3-3 genomic sequence TTAAAACCAAAGCTAATTACTTTCTGATCAGTTCTAGCCATTATAGGTGTTGCAACAGTAATCTTATCTTGGTTACTCTTTAATACAGAATTAGCCTTCTTGTCTAAAAAAGACTGAGATTCCTTGAGCGCAACTTCTGGCTTTTTATCTTGGTTTAATACCTTCTCCCAAGCATCGTGCAGTGCTAACCACTCATCTGTAGAAGTGCTATAATGAACTGGTGCTCTCATAAGAGCTTCTTGAAGTATACTGGAAAACTGCTCAGGCTTATCTTTCCAAATGTGAGTTTGTTCATTAATTGATCGACGCGCATATACTTCATTCAGCTCAAAACGATATCTATCAGGCAGCGGTTGATTACTTAAAAAAGATAACCACTTCCATGCAAGTTCAGGATTATTTGTACCACTACTAATAAAATAACCAGACTGAGTTGGTAAGTATGATGGAAATCTAGTTTGAGGGGCTGCAAAATAATAAGCTTCCACTTTCTTAGCAATATCGGTACTTGTATAAGATGCATCCCATAAGGCAAGGTTATTCTCTTCTACTAATTTGCTTATTTCTTTCGGTATAAATATTCGGGCAGAATCAGAAATAATATGGCTGAACCTAGGGTACCATATAACCCCCAGCCTACTTTGAAGGGATACTTCAGCTAGCATATTCGATATCGTAGGACTATCAAGATCTAAAGGTGAGTCTAAGAGGCTTTTATCTTCATCTTCGACCATGGAAATAAATGCTTGAAATCCAAGATCACCCATCATAATACCAAATTTTTTATCCGAAGAATTTTTTACCACACTTTTAGACATGTCTAAAATATCCGACCATGTAACTTTGTTTTTGGAAGGATCGAAATTGGGATTTATATCCCTCACAATCAGAGGGTTAGCCGCTATAATTGGCTCTGACACGGTAACCGGAAGCGCATATAATCGATCAGATTGATTGTCACCAAAATCATAAAACGACTGAGGGTAATAATCTTCGAGTTGAAAAGATCTGTCTTCCTGCACAAATGGGCGTATATCAAGTAAGTAATTTTGTTTAATATCCTCAGGTGAAATGTAACCAAAAGATGTATCTGCGGATTCAACCACGGATTTAAGGCCAATTGATGGGTCTTTTAGTTTATCGTCTAAACTTTCAAATATCACTTTAGATCCTGGATTGACTTTATTGAAATCTGATATTATCTTCTGATAATAAGCTTTATCAGAAGATGACGCGCCAAAAGTTATCACATTTTCATAAATAGTTACATTTTCTGGCTCAGAAGAAACGTGTAAACAGCTTACCAAAGAAAATACAATCATTAACGGTAATAGTTTTTTAGTTATAGACATAATTTCACCTATAAATATATGACACACTCTTGCATTAAATATGCAAGAGTGTGTCTTGTAATTCACTATAAACTCTTGGCAGACTCCGCATCATTGTCCCAGCCACTCATACTCCCACTAAAGTCAACACATGCCTCAATCTGAGCGCCAGCTAGATAATACATGGAATTAGAATAGTTCTGTCCTCTATAGACCGTTGAATCATAGGTTCCTGAATGAGTTCGAATCGAACTCGCTTTATTATTCATACCTGATAGTGAAGGGTAGCTAGCGCCTCTAATGATTGTCGAAACATTACTACCACTACTTGAGCAACTGTAATTGTCATGTAGTTCGAAATTTGCTGTTGTTGTTGTTGCTTGAGCTGATGAAATAGATGAGAGTGCA encodes the following:
- a CDS encoding extracellular solute-binding protein, with the protein product MSITKKLLPLMIVFSLVSCLHVSSEPENVTIYENVITFGASSSDKAYYQKIISDFNKVNPGSKVIFESLDDKLKDPSIGLKSVVESADTSFGYISPEDIKQNYLLDIRPFVQEDRSFQLEDYYPQSFYDFGDNQSDRLYALPVTVSEPIIAANPLIVRDINPNFDPSKNKVTWSDILDMSKSVVKNSSDKKFGIMMGDLGFQAFISMVEDEDKSLLDSPLDLDSPTISNMLAEVSLQSRLGVIWYPRFSHIISDSARIFIPKEISKLVEENNLALWDASYTSTDIAKKVEAYYFAAPQTRFPSYLPTQSGYFISSGTNNPELAWKWLSFLSNQPLPDRYRFELNEVYARRSINEQTHIWKDKPEQFSSILQEALMRAPVHYSTSTDEWLALHDAWEKVLNQDKKPEVALKESQSFLDKKANSVLKSNQDKITVATPIMARTDQKVISFGFNEDLNLMSKFIENFERSHPAIKIDKIPLDFYQGTQAINKFNEAARNLDCFTWPTPPPVQSISSTLDLQALVNADASFDIKDYPGKVIERFKKNNYITGLPFRLQLRGLAYNKVLIPDIEKQHNINFDDFLDRAQKKYPTSFSGKTFGYALTFGQPEDIEFFLNQYHASLSNMTDQGLEPNFHNPKLLQAINEYITFLRNSSPYRTLPGYKGGDMQTDYIGTGQTAFWFTFDARGLASSISSDDNMKPVILPLPLQGNDVSISDIRTSSMVISRTSENPTECWELFKALSKTTSIFEESYFPPRESIAQSIEFRSQVTEDSYNLYESYHSFLTQGNNSSIDLFEDQEFDPYWFYRAVDISLQGGDVSQAFNEAEYLTKNYLSCVRGGKLADVCAMAVDAHYQGIGPIGAR